The genomic stretch TAAGACATGATGGCAAGCTGTCACCTTGAGGGTAGCTGTTCTCAGAAACCTGAGCTGTCTGTTGTCAAGTCTCCTTTATTGCAACCCTCTTAACTATGATGGTCCTTGGATCATAAGTCCAGAAGTGACACTAACTTTGAGTCTGCTGCCTGACCACATTTGACGTCTGTGTCTTTCAATAGGAGTTTGGCTGTGGTTGGGAGCAACTGGTGAATGCAACCAGCTCCTGTACATAACGAGGTATTAGCTCACTTAATGATTACAATGGAATGACCAATGGAGTGAGTCATCTCCTTGGTGGCATGGAGGACTAAAACTGTGGCCTGTGAGAGCTCTCCAGCTGCCgcagcaggtcagcctggtaagCCTGCAGCATCGCTATGTTGTGCAGAGATGCGACAGGTTGAACTGCTGCCATGTAGGCTCTTTTCACGACGGTTGAAGGAAGCCTACACAACTTTGAGGGTAAAGTGGTTTTTCTCCATGATGCTGATGGTAATTGGGACAGATAGCTTGGACAGATAGATGTCTTTTTGACCTTTGGCAGCTCCCTATACCCATGTTTATGTCAAGTCGATTCAAGTGTAAACCCACTATAGCTGAATAATACATAACACGCAATGCTTGCATGTCGTCCTCAATTAAAAAGTAGGGGCAATGGTGCTGCAGATCTCCTGCATTGATTACTCTCCATATTACTTACACGAAAAAATGTATCACAACAAACAGCAAGTGACAAATGTGTACATCACCAGTCAGTTATAGACTATTTATGTACATAGACATTTACTAGGACACTTTACCAACACACAGGATGGAGTTGGACTGAAACAGAGAACaaagattacatttttatagataaaattatgaacaattattatttaactttaaGTGTAACCGATTCATCAGAGTGCTTGTTCAGCTCATCTTTTAAACccaaagcattttaaaataacatctttatttatttcaaaactttTCAGTTTTGCCAAATGACCAAAAGCATTttgtaaatgttgtattgatttgACAATtcaaaaaagtaaatgaaaatatgaaacataaaaatattacagTGATTAAACTAGACTTCGTCCCATGTACACGGTTCATTTTCATGACTGTTATTTAAATATCTTATAACTTTTTGACCTTAGTTGCCAACTATTAAGGCAtgtgaactgaactgaattccTGAAGTCCAATCTGTACAACCTACTGCACATACTGCAACATACCTCTTTTAGAATTCTGAGCACCTTAAACACTGTAGGTGATGTATGTGGGTTCGTTACTATTGGTTCACCGGTGATCACTTAGGGCTAAATCCCTTTGTAGGCAGATTGATCAGTACCAAGAAGACTAGAATTTTTACAACAGGATTTTTGTGATTATGTTTCTTTGGCAGAAGGATGACTTTTTATTTCTCAATCTctgaattaaatgtattttattctatttggGAAGGATGCAACTTATATTGTAAGTATTATTATATAGGTAGGTCTCCATCTGTgtggttcttttttatttatgtagcaGGACAATGTTGGTTTGGGGAAACATCCATTTAGCCCAGATTGCACTGTGACTAGAAATCACAAAAGGTGGTTAGCAGGTGAAATGCTATAGTTTCATTTATGTACTTCAGCAGCTCAATTTACCACAAAGCTTTCCTTTATTCAAATGGAAAGTAGAAACTGCATGCTCTTTGCTTCACAGCCTCAAGCTTCACAGTGTTAAGACAGTTAACTAAAGCAATGTAATCATGCTACTtttccatgttttatttaatttcttagtgtattatgtctctctctctctctctctctctctctctctctctctctctctctctctctcacacacacacacacacacacacacacacacacacacacaaacacacacacacacacacacacacacacacacacacacacacacacacacacacacacacacacacacacacacacaaatctcaaaTACTTAAAATTCATTTGCTTGTCTGTGCTTTACAGTCACAAGGAATATCTAGAAGACAGTGTTTATGAGAGTCCTTTGAGAACCAGATGTTTGCAGCATAACAGGTTTAATCAAAAAGCCAAAGTTTTTGAGAAACCATTAGATCTTTTATTATCAGTAAATAGATTATGCTTGTTAGCAAACCCTCTGGCACCTCCAAAGCTTAATAGGTTACTTAGTAAggcaacacaatgtataaatagaACCAACACTCACCTTAGAACAGTCTACCCTATATCTGTTAGAATATCAACAAGACCTTTtacttaattaaaaaatgaagctTCTgacagtttcttttctttttgcatcCTGCTTCCTGAGCTCACAAAGTATAATGGTTACGGTAAGTCATTACAGATTTACACTCTACTAATGCTTAACAAAGCATGACCAAACTTTGTCAGTAAACATTACAAAAGTTAAGCAGAggtatttattaaagatatttgtgtgtctgtgaaaaaGCTGTGCAAAAATATAAGAGAGATTTGATGGCAAACAAAGTTAGCTTATAATACAAGAGCATTATTTTCTATATGATGAAAAACAAAAGGATTTTAACAATCATTGCCTTACAACTGCATGGACATTTAATGAAGCATAAAATGAGAATTAGAATGTCTTTGCCTTTTGTTTTCATGAGAAATCTATGTCTAACACAAACAATGTTAATTCATCCTCAGATCTATGCATGTAAAGAATAACGTATGCAAAGCACATATGCAATAAatcaatattatataaaaataggcATTCTTATTAATACAGGGTATATCTAAGAATAGGATTTGACATCTAGCAAGAACtgtagtaaatatatatatatatatatatatatatatatatatatatatatatatatatatatatatatactgtctGTATATAATTCACAGAATCTGCCCTTTTAGTTGCGCATCATGTGAGTAATTGCTCATGGAAAAAACTGGACCTTTGCCTCTTGATGCTAGTGCCTGATTAATGGTACACTGTCTACAGAAAGATAGTGTGTGAACTGCTTggagtggtagctcagtggttaaagtggtGGACTACTGgatgaaggttgtgagttcaattcccaggACCACCAATCAGCCATtgctgggtccttgagcaacACCCTTAGCCCTCAACTGCTCAatagtataaaataagataaatgtaagttgctctgaataagggctattgccaaatgtcataaatgtagtGTGAAGGACtctgttacagtaaaataagcTCAGGAAAGATAGAAGAATTCTGTTACTGATCGATTGTAACCTATTATAATTCATAATTCAATTCATCTTTGGACAATGATATTAATTCATGAACTTGTAGTAACCCAAACAAAATAATTTGGAACTCATAAATGATCATTTGGAAAGTTTGGATTTGGTTTTGGATCATATTTGTGTTGCTCtcattataatattaaataaatataacatttcaaaatgtcaattttttttcttaattacttCATAAATATGTAATAGGGCAGTATGGCACATGCTATTGTAATAAATAGAAGGAGGATCACATAAGGTTGAAATACTGGGTTTTGGCTAAGTCCTGAACTAAAACTCTCAAGTCCTGAACTAATaactacatttacatacagcccaaaaataaatgcatgccCCAGATAATGAGTGATTTTACATAACACATTTATCAAGTCGTTGAGacaataaatctaaaattttaTTGACGCTTTATAAAAATTACTGAAATTTATTAAACACTTGTTATTGTAGTTCTAATGCATTGTTGCTAAGATTTAAATCATCTCAAGCACAGTGGAAAAAATAATTATCCTAACATCATTCTTTTACTTTTCCTATACAGGACAGTGGGTTTAGCTTTACGCTGGAGGCTGTAAAGATTCTGAAGCAGCTGATGGAAGCCCTTGAAAATGAATATCCTGATCCTCCTTCAAGCACTCCAGAGCCTCTTTGTGTCAGCTTAGATCTCCCAAAAGAGTTCCTGGAAGTGTGCCAGCGAGACGACCATGACAGAATCTTTGGAAATCTGGGTATTTGTGCACCTTCGGCATGAATGAGAACCATTATTTTTAAACTATAAGAGTAGGCTGGCAACCATGGATAAGTACAGCATCAGTTAATTATAGAACATCTGCAGTATGCCAG from Tachysurus fulvidraco isolate hzauxx_2018 chromosome 2, HZAU_PFXX_2.0, whole genome shotgun sequence encodes the following:
- the LOC113655081 gene encoding guanylin is translated as MKLLTVSFLFASCFLSSQSIMVTDSGFSFTLEAVKILKQLMEALENEYPDPPSSTPEPLCVSLDLPKEFLEVCQRDDHDRIFGNLVKIITPPDPCEICANAACTGCLFNTIQLTSSI